From Haloarcula sp. CBA1127, a single genomic window includes:
- a CDS encoding heme-binding protein, whose translation MDQRKPPATEEGWYALHDCRSIDWDAWRDAPQRVRDRALSEGIGFLDAYEAVEDAEEGQTAVYTVMGHKADIMILHLRPTMGDLDAAERHFEQTEFAAFTEQEFSYVSVTEASGYTEKSREYFEGEVDDDSGLAQYIQARLHPDVPDEEFVCFYPMSKRRQPDQNWYDTSFEERAAHIKRHGDIGRGYGSEVSQMIAGSIGFDDWEWGITLWSDDMRHIKELLTEMRFDPSTSQFAEFGPFYVGRKFDPSELPAVLAGQRVPTDDASVPETPADVAEHEHAPADAGASHSHAEEPTASDAQAGAHAGGDTGSHGGTHPGSASEGDHPHSEESSDEDDSGSSSSSGGRPDVSADFEEIDDAAQRLGRLGLHEGDAYDAGDYALVFHSSADAEDIVDDVSDLESNFDHYDRHVRTAVRADSGQTYVVSIWTAKDAAETAAGFLKDIDGVEEQLGGSLGEGAEGSETADDGDAQTAESSQSIRETLESAGVYAGQPHGEDVYALVVYSEADAETLDEEVTDLRSAFDRYDTHVQTTVYGDTDGDVAAVASLWDTEDAAQTASDYLTDLPGVVGRHGEGDGFGTMGMFYTVKPEYHDDFVEKFDTVGGLLKEMDGHRETSLLFNHDDENDMFIASQWDSQEDAMAFFRSDDFSETVDWGRDVLADRPRHVFLA comes from the coding sequence ATGGACCAACGCAAGCCGCCAGCCACGGAAGAGGGCTGGTACGCGCTGCACGATTGCCGGAGTATCGACTGGGACGCTTGGCGCGACGCTCCCCAGCGAGTCCGCGATCGTGCGCTCTCGGAGGGGATCGGCTTCCTCGACGCCTACGAAGCCGTCGAAGACGCCGAGGAGGGGCAGACGGCGGTGTACACCGTCATGGGCCACAAGGCCGACATCATGATCCTCCACCTGCGGCCGACGATGGGCGACCTCGACGCGGCCGAACGCCATTTCGAGCAGACGGAGTTCGCCGCCTTCACCGAGCAGGAGTTCTCCTACGTCTCCGTGACGGAGGCCTCGGGCTACACCGAGAAGTCCCGCGAGTACTTCGAGGGCGAGGTGGACGACGACTCCGGGCTGGCCCAGTACATTCAGGCCCGGCTCCATCCTGACGTGCCGGACGAGGAGTTCGTCTGCTTCTACCCGATGAGCAAGCGCCGCCAGCCCGACCAGAACTGGTACGACACCTCCTTCGAGGAGCGGGCAGCCCACATCAAACGGCACGGCGACATCGGCCGTGGCTACGGGAGCGAGGTGAGCCAGATGATTGCTGGCTCCATCGGCTTTGACGACTGGGAGTGGGGCATCACGCTCTGGAGCGACGATATGCGCCACATCAAGGAGCTGCTGACGGAGATGCGCTTTGACCCCTCGACCTCGCAGTTCGCCGAGTTTGGCCCCTTCTATGTCGGCCGGAAGTTCGACCCGTCCGAGCTGCCGGCCGTGCTGGCCGGCCAGCGGGTGCCGACCGACGACGCGTCGGTTCCGGAGACACCGGCGGACGTCGCGGAACATGAGCACGCGCCGGCCGATGCCGGTGCGAGTCACAGCCACGCCGAAGAGCCCACAGCGAGCGACGCACAGGCTGGGGCACACGCCGGCGGTGACACCGGCAGCCACGGCGGGACCCATCCCGGAAGCGCCAGCGAGGGCGACCATCCACATTCCGAGGAGTCGTCCGACGAGGACGACTCGGGGTCGTCGAGTAGCTCAGGCGGCCGGCCGGATGTTTCAGCTGACTTCGAAGAGATAGACGACGCCGCACAGCGGCTCGGTCGGCTGGGGCTGCACGAGGGCGACGCGTACGACGCCGGGGACTACGCGCTGGTGTTCCACTCCTCTGCCGATGCGGAGGATATCGTTGACGATGTGTCCGACCTCGAAAGCAACTTCGACCACTACGACCGCCACGTCCGGACGGCCGTGCGTGCCGACAGTGGTCAGACCTACGTCGTCAGCATCTGGACGGCGAAAGACGCCGCCGAGACGGCAGCCGGGTTCCTGAAGGATATCGACGGTGTCGAGGAACAGCTCGGCGGCTCCCTTGGTGAGGGTGCCGAGGGCAGCGAGACTGCGGACGACGGCGACGCCCAGACCGCTGAATCGTCTCAATCCATCCGCGAGACGCTCGAATCAGCGGGCGTCTACGCCGGGCAACCGCACGGCGAGGACGTGTACGCACTGGTCGTGTACTCCGAAGCCGACGCGGAAACGCTCGACGAGGAAGTCACGGACCTCCGGAGCGCGTTCGATCGCTACGACACCCACGTCCAGACGACGGTGTACGGCGACACCGACGGCGATGTCGCGGCCGTTGCATCGCTGTGGGACACCGAGGACGCCGCCCAGACCGCCAGCGACTATCTCACTGACCTCCCCGGCGTCGTCGGCCGTCACGGCGAGGGCGACGGGTTCGGGACGATGGGGATGTTCTACACGGTCAAGCCCGAGTACCACGACGACTTCGTCGAGAAGTTCGATACTGTCGGTGGTCTGCTCAAAGAGATGGACGGCCACCGCGAGACCTCGCTGCTGTTCAACCACGACGACGAGAATGATATGTTCATTGCGAGCCAGTGGGACTCACAGGAGGACGCGATGGCCTTCTTCCGCTCCGATGACTTCTCGGAGACGGTCGACTGGGGTCGGGACGTGCTGGCCGACCGCCCGCGGCACGTGTTCCTGGCCTGA
- a CDS encoding S49 family peptidase, translating to MNNPIDRRVAVALQSYTVLAVIAILIGAAVVPYAASVAEGDEQYVAVVNIDETISGSSAQDTVQELRELRSNESVEAVVLRISSPGGSAASSESMYLAVKRLSAEKPVYTSVDQYAASGAYYTAVPSDRIYVTPASLVGHVGVIGTAPSDGLSASATTGPDKAHRGMTRDQYYASLESMKRAFVGAVMTERGDRLNVSRETVAEASAYQGGRAVQTGYADEIGGLEAAIAGAAEEAGLSEYQVVYHNPADPQGIFLLSGGSGASGNATVAAEGAPYTYQGVDTVHFLMIYGTPENQRVIYNSTAQGGA from the coding sequence ATGAACAACCCAATCGATAGACGGGTCGCAGTTGCCCTCCAGTCGTACACGGTACTTGCGGTTATTGCCATTCTCATTGGTGCCGCCGTCGTACCGTATGCGGCGTCGGTTGCCGAGGGTGACGAACAGTACGTCGCTGTAGTGAACATCGACGAAACGATTTCCGGTTCTAGCGCACAGGACACGGTACAGGAGCTCCGCGAACTCCGCAGCAACGAGTCAGTCGAAGCGGTCGTCCTCCGGATATCAAGCCCCGGTGGGAGCGCCGCCTCCAGTGAGTCGATGTATCTGGCCGTCAAGCGGCTCTCGGCGGAGAAGCCGGTGTACACGAGCGTCGACCAGTACGCCGCCTCCGGTGCGTACTACACCGCGGTCCCGAGCGACCGCATCTACGTGACGCCGGCCAGCCTCGTTGGGCACGTCGGCGTCATCGGAACCGCGCCGAGCGATGGCCTGAGTGCATCCGCAACCACTGGGCCCGACAAGGCCCATCGAGGGATGACGCGTGACCAGTACTACGCGAGCCTCGAATCGATGAAGCGAGCCTTCGTCGGTGCGGTCATGACTGAACGCGGTGACAGGCTCAACGTCTCCCGCGAGACTGTCGCTGAAGCGTCGGCCTATCAGGGCGGTCGCGCAGTCCAGACCGGCTATGCGGATGAAATCGGTGGACTCGAAGCCGCGATAGCCGGCGCGGCCGAAGAGGCCGGTCTCTCGGAGTATCAGGTCGTATACCACAACCCCGCGGACCCACAGGGGATATTCCTCCTCAGTGGCGGAAGTGGAGCCAGTGGGAACGCGACTGTCGCTGCCGAAGGCGCACCGTACACGTACCAGGGCGTCGACACAGTCCACTTCCTCATGATATACGGCACGCCGGAGAATCAACGGGTCATCTACAACAGCACCGCACAGGGAGGTGCCTGA
- a CDS encoding DUF4350 domain-containing protein gives MAADSSRSSPVIRAGFFVGILVLSVIVGTVAIGGGAQSAPDVNQVNAPSFNSGEGVATPADESGDLSMSADASGKVVVVDVAHAGDIDREALTPLVSTLTENGATVRYHVGERQSGSPLNESLRSADALVVLGAEQRYTESELNGLSAFSDAGGRVLLLNEPSQASPAGLGLFGPIRSDSVTMPMAPLASQYGLSYGNGYLYNMHEYDTNYQNVYATPTGDTELTAGVDRTVFYAAIPVQGGDTALTTTEQTTLSKTRRQDTYGVVARSGNVVTVGDTNVFTQEFLYRADNEQLVGNLLDFLVTGEKSPEDAPQTQESGQSGPGGSLPGTGVGGGGALPSEPDSTPAPEPNETMTSDE, from the coding sequence ATGGCAGCCGATAGTTCACGTTCGAGTCCAGTCATCCGAGCAGGGTTTTTCGTTGGGATACTCGTCCTGTCGGTGATTGTCGGCACCGTCGCGATCGGTGGCGGTGCACAATCGGCTCCCGATGTAAATCAGGTGAACGCCCCGTCGTTCAACAGCGGCGAGGGCGTCGCAACTCCGGCGGACGAGAGCGGTGACCTCTCGATGTCGGCCGACGCGTCCGGGAAGGTCGTCGTTGTCGACGTCGCTCACGCCGGCGATATCGACCGCGAAGCGCTCACGCCGCTCGTCTCAACCCTGACCGAGAACGGAGCGACGGTGCGCTACCACGTCGGTGAGCGACAGAGTGGGAGCCCGCTCAACGAGTCACTCCGTTCGGCTGACGCCCTCGTCGTTCTCGGCGCAGAACAGCGCTACACCGAGAGCGAACTGAACGGCCTCTCAGCGTTCAGCGATGCAGGCGGTCGCGTGCTCTTGCTGAACGAGCCGTCACAGGCGAGTCCCGCCGGACTGGGGCTTTTCGGCCCGATTCGGTCGGATAGCGTGACCATGCCGATGGCCCCACTGGCGAGCCAGTACGGCCTCTCGTACGGGAACGGCTACCTGTACAATATGCACGAGTACGACACCAACTACCAGAACGTCTACGCCACGCCAACAGGAGATACGGAACTCACAGCGGGCGTCGACCGAACAGTCTTCTACGCCGCGATCCCCGTCCAGGGCGGCGACACCGCCCTCACGACGACGGAACAGACCACGCTCTCGAAGACCCGGCGACAGGACACGTACGGCGTCGTTGCCCGCTCGGGGAACGTCGTCACTGTCGGTGACACGAACGTGTTCACGCAGGAGTTCCTCTACCGGGCCGACAACGAGCAACTGGTCGGGAACCTGCTTGACTTCCTCGTTACGGGCGAGAAATCACCCGAAGACGCGCCACAAACCCAGGAATCCGGCCAGTCTGGGCCTGGCGGATCGCTCCCCGGTACCGGAGTGGGCGGTGGCGGCGCGTTGCCGTCCGAACCCGATTCAACCCCAGCTCCCGAACCGAATGAGACGATGACGTCCGACGAGTAG
- a CDS encoding DUF5783 family protein, which translates to MTEFDPEKFEDKYANYFPELQKAYKNAFERMNDTYDSELVHAIDQQILNESEPFYDDGDFSVELPENATERLSAVIVDDEKLDAVLSEYVDEIERELRRVFDIDD; encoded by the coding sequence ATGACAGAGTTCGATCCCGAGAAGTTCGAAGACAAGTACGCGAACTACTTCCCGGAACTGCAGAAGGCCTACAAGAACGCTTTCGAGCGGATGAACGACACGTACGACTCTGAACTGGTCCACGCGATCGACCAGCAGATCCTCAACGAGTCGGAGCCGTTCTACGATGACGGCGATTTCAGTGTTGAGCTCCCTGAGAACGCGACAGAGCGGCTCTCTGCGGTTATTGTTGACGACGAGAAACTTGACGCCGTGCTCTCCGAATACGTCGACGAGATTGAACGCGAACTGCGCCGCGTGTTCGACATCGACGACTGA
- a CDS encoding DHH family phosphoesterase produces MTTTGPVPALADRAAACADRLRAADRVLLASHIDADGLTSAAIATAALSRAGIPVETVFKKQLDAAEIESIAAREYDTVLFTDFGSGQLDVISEHVAAGDFEAIIADHHQPSDPDDCHPDAVVDTDGYADFETHLNPLLEGINGASELSGAGAAYVLARALSTGETDNRDLAALAVVGAVGDMQAVGGELVGANAGLVEEGIAADVLQEGTDLSLYGKQTRPLPKLLEYATEVPIPGISNDQAGATRFLEGLGLDLKSDDDWRTWADLSDDERQTVASGLVQRAVERGVPADKIETLIGTTYTLTAEPRGTELRDASEFSTLLNATARYERADVGLAVCLGERDAPLERARTLLSNHRRNLSEGLTLVKERGVTPAGTVQWFDAGDAIRETIVGIVAGMALGTDGVDSDKPIIAFASTDEDETKVSSRATGPLVGRGVDLSVVMRDAAQSVGGDGGGHDIAAGATIPAGEESAFIEAADEIISDQLS; encoded by the coding sequence ATGACTACGACCGGCCCCGTTCCAGCGCTCGCCGACCGCGCGGCCGCCTGCGCCGACCGACTCCGAGCGGCCGACCGCGTGTTGCTGGCCTCCCACATCGACGCCGACGGGCTGACCAGCGCCGCCATCGCCACCGCGGCGCTGTCACGGGCCGGCATCCCCGTTGAAACCGTGTTCAAGAAGCAACTCGACGCCGCCGAAATCGAGAGTATCGCGGCCCGTGAGTACGACACCGTGCTGTTCACGGATTTCGGGTCCGGCCAGCTAGACGTTATCTCCGAGCACGTCGCCGCCGGCGATTTCGAGGCAATCATTGCCGACCACCACCAGCCGTCGGACCCGGACGACTGCCACCCCGACGCGGTCGTCGACACCGACGGTTACGCCGACTTCGAGACGCATCTCAATCCGCTGCTGGAAGGCATCAACGGTGCGTCGGAGCTTTCGGGTGCAGGCGCGGCGTACGTCCTTGCCCGCGCACTCTCGACCGGAGAGACGGACAACCGAGACCTCGCCGCGCTGGCGGTCGTCGGCGCGGTCGGGGACATGCAGGCCGTCGGTGGCGAACTCGTCGGAGCCAACGCCGGTCTCGTCGAGGAGGGAATCGCCGCCGATGTGCTTCAAGAAGGGACTGATCTATCGCTGTACGGCAAACAGACCCGGCCGCTGCCGAAACTGCTCGAGTACGCCACGGAAGTCCCGATACCAGGCATCTCGAACGACCAGGCCGGCGCGACGCGGTTCCTCGAAGGCCTTGGGCTGGATCTCAAATCCGATGATGACTGGCGCACGTGGGCCGACCTCTCCGACGACGAGCGTCAGACCGTCGCCAGCGGGCTGGTCCAGCGTGCCGTTGAGCGCGGCGTCCCGGCGGACAAGATAGAGACGCTCATCGGCACGACCTACACGCTGACCGCGGAACCGCGCGGAACGGAACTCCGGGACGCAAGCGAGTTCTCGACGCTTTTGAACGCCACCGCCCGCTACGAGCGAGCGGATGTGGGGCTGGCAGTGTGTCTCGGCGAGCGTGACGCGCCGCTTGAGCGGGCGCGGACGCTACTGTCGAACCACCGGCGGAACCTCTCGGAAGGCCTCACACTCGTCAAGGAGCGCGGCGTCACGCCAGCGGGGACCGTCCAGTGGTTCGACGCCGGAGACGCCATCCGCGAGACCATCGTCGGCATCGTCGCCGGGATGGCGCTGGGAACCGACGGCGTCGATTCGGACAAGCCTATCATCGCATTCGCCAGCACCGACGAGGACGAGACGAAAGTGTCCTCGCGGGCGACCGGCCCACTGGTCGGCCGGGGCGTCGACCTGTCGGTCGTGATGCGTGATGCCGCCCAGTCCGTCGGCGGCGACGGCGGCGGGCACGACATCGCGGCGGGTGCGACTATCCCGGCTGGGGAGGAGTCGGCGTTTATCGAAGCGGCTGACGAGATTATCAGCGACCAACTGTCGTAG